The sequence GCTGGAGTGATCCCGTTATTATTTTTCCTCCCTATAAAGTCCCCGATGGATTTAAGAAACCGGAGCGGAAAGGAGTAGCCAACAACCTGTATGCGGTGATGCACCAGCGTATGGGCTTCTATACTGCCTTCAATAAAAAATTACTGGCGCTGGCCTATTATGGCATTGCTATGGATAATAAAGATGATCCCAATGATGGCAATGGTATCGGCCGGGTAGTACGGGAAATAAAAGCCGATGGCAGTTATGGCCCCATTTATTTTATCCGGTACAACCACGACTTCAATGAAAAGAACAGTACTTACCCCTTTTATAAAAGCAGCAAAGACAAAGCTTTTGTAGCAGCCTGTGATGAGTTGCTGTCCAAGCCATTGATGATGCAGCAATGGAATGAGGAAGCTGACAGGAATGATCCGCTGATACCCGTAAAGAAAGAATACAAGGCCCTGAGTTTCTATCACCTGCCCGATGGTCGTGCAGTAGGATTATGGAAGCATGCGCTTACGTCCATCAGCACCAATGATGGAAAAAGCTGGTTGTATAATCCACTCCGGGCGCCGGGATTTGTGAACAGCAATGCCAAGATATGGGGACAGCGGACCAGCGATGGCAAATATGCGACTGTATACAATCCTTCAGAATTCCGTTGGCCCCTGGCCCTTTCTCTGAGTGATGACGGACTGCATTACAACAACCTGCTGCTGGTGAATGGGGAGATTTCGCCCATGCGCTATGGCGGTAATTATAAGTCCTATGGCCCGCAGTATGTGCGGGGTATACAGGAAGGGGATGGCATTCCGCCCGATGGTAAACTGTGGGTTACCTACAGCATGAATAAAGAAGATATCTGGATTGCTTCCGTACCGGTGCCTGTAAGGGATAAAGAAACAAAGGCGGTGGAGGAGACCTTTGCCCAATTGCCGGCAGGGGAGGAACTGCAATACTGGAATATTTATAGCCCGGTGTGGGCGCCTGTATCGGTAGAACAAACAATTGCTGGGGAAGCCCTGGTGCTTAAAGATGGTGATGCACATGATTATGCCAGGGCGGAAAGATTATTGCCGGCTGCTGCAAAAATGCAACTGGAATTTTCGGTTACCCCTACACAGGCCAATCATGGTCAATTGGATATTGAACTACAGGATGCACTGGGGGAGGCGGGCGTTCGGTTTACGTTTGGGGCAGATAGTACCCTGCAATCTAAATCAGGTGCGCGGTACCGGACCTTGCTGAAGTATACGCCGGGCACTACCTATCACATCCGGGTAAATATCAATACAGCCGCGCGTATGTATACCATGAACATCAACGGCAAGGATATTAACCCGCAGCTATTGTTTGCTCCCCTGCATACAGTGGAGCGGATCGTATTCCGTACGGGAGAAGTGCGGCGGTTTCCCACGCCGGATACACCGGCTGACAATTTCACCGACCTGCCGGATGCCGGAAAGCGGGTGCCGGAAGCGGTGTATAGTATTGGGTACCTGAAGGCGAAAGCACAATAAGTGCTGCGAGCTTTGAGCTACGAGCCGCGAGCAAAATACAGGCATCAGTGGTTGGCAATAGCTAAAAAGTAAAATAAGACAATGGAGATTATTAAATATATAGCGTTTGCGGGGTTGGTGATCGTAGTAGGCTGCGCTACATCTAAAAATGCGCAGCAGGGAAAAGGTACTGTGCTGAAAGCAGGTAGCTTTAAACATTATGTGGACTACTTCAACAAGATGGAGGAGGAGAATATTGTGCAGGCGATTCCGAATGACAACGCCTGGCAATGGATGCAACGGAATATTCCCCTGTTTGAATGCCCGCAGCAGAATGTGGAAGAGATCTTTTATTACCGCTGGTGGACCTTGCGCAAGCACATCAAAAAAACACCCGTGGGTTATGCTTTTACCGAGTTCCTGGTGAACCGTTCCTATGCTGACAAATACAACCTCATCAGTTGCGCCCTGGGGCATCACCTCTATGAAGGCCGCTGGCTGCACGATCAGCAGTACCTTGACCAATATGTACACGTATGGTACCGGGGCGATAGTGGCAAGCCCATG comes from Paraflavitalea devenefica and encodes:
- a CDS encoding sialidase family protein, whose product is MITKHKLLLLLLMGCAVAGQAQQDTVRYTGSTLVKVDYHDGRLPLAMGVHNIQVVRAHRDLKEARHSFGWTYNHAPMLAYWNNTFYLEYLSNPVGEHVPPGQTLLVTSKDGYRWSDPVIIFPPYKVPDGFKKPERKGVANNLYAVMHQRMGFYTAFNKKLLALAYYGIAMDNKDDPNDGNGIGRVVREIKADGSYGPIYFIRYNHDFNEKNSTYPFYKSSKDKAFVAACDELLSKPLMMQQWNEEADRNDPLIPVKKEYKALSFYHLPDGRAVGLWKHALTSISTNDGKSWLYNPLRAPGFVNSNAKIWGQRTSDGKYATVYNPSEFRWPLALSLSDDGLHYNNLLLVNGEISPMRYGGNYKSYGPQYVRGIQEGDGIPPDGKLWVTYSMNKEDIWIASVPVPVRDKETKAVEETFAQLPAGEELQYWNIYSPVWAPVSVEQTIAGEALVLKDGDAHDYARAERLLPAAAKMQLEFSVTPTQANHGQLDIELQDALGEAGVRFTFGADSTLQSKSGARYRTLLKYTPGTTYHIRVNINTAARMYTMNINGKDINPQLLFAPLHTVERIVFRTGEVRRFPTPDTPADNFTDLPDAGKRVPEAVYSIGYLKAKAQ